One Chryseobacterium wanjuense genomic region harbors:
- a CDS encoding 3'-5' exonuclease, which yields MKKYLLFIDTETTGIPKRWDLPYSDTDNWPSAVQVSWILYDEFGNLVKKENFYINTGNLKISVASFRVHGITREFLSKNGETRSFVLKKLSEDIREYHPLITGHFTEFDIHTLSCDFYRAGLENPFQQSHFYCTMLKSKDYVLNPDVDYFRLPQLYDFLFNEKMERSHDAMIDAEMTAKCFFEIRSRGEISEDELQKIHHEIECKLKFLTNKMK from the coding sequence TTGAAAAAATATCTTCTTTTTATCGATACCGAAACCACGGGAATCCCGAAACGCTGGGATCTGCCTTATTCTGACACAGACAACTGGCCGTCAGCGGTTCAGGTTTCGTGGATTTTGTATGATGAATTCGGTAACCTGGTTAAAAAAGAAAATTTTTATATTAATACTGGAAATTTGAAAATCAGTGTGGCATCCTTCAGAGTCCACGGAATTACCAGGGAATTTTTAAGCAAAAACGGAGAAACACGAAGCTTTGTTTTAAAAAAACTTTCAGAAGACATCCGAGAATATCATCCGCTGATTACGGGACACTTCACAGAATTCGATATTCATACATTGAGCTGCGATTTTTACAGAGCAGGTTTGGAAAATCCTTTTCAGCAGAGCCATTTTTACTGCACAATGCTCAAAAGCAAAGACTATGTTTTAAACCCTGACGTTGATTATTTTCGCCTGCCACAGCTTTACGATTTCCTTTTTAATGAAAAGATGGAACGCTCTCACGATGCTATGATTGATGCAGAAATGACGGCAAAATGTTTTTTTGAAATCCGTTCCCGAGGAGAAATATCGGAAGACGAACTTCAGAAAATTCATCACGAAATAGAATGTAAATTAAAATTTTTAACGAATAAGATGAAATAA
- a CDS encoding NUDIX hydrolase yields MEENYLTYPKHFVAVDCIIFGFDGDDLKILLVQRNFEPKKGEWSLMGGFIDDKENSDQAANRVLNTLTGLENIYLEQLNTYTEIDREPTARIMSISYYALINIQDNIQINEKYSAKWFDFKDRPDLIFDHNVMVKDAVLRLRRRATTRPIGFELLPEKFTMKDLQNLYEAIFDEKYDKRNFTSKINALDVLVKTNEKDMSSSKKGSFLYTFDEEKYNKKISEGFMFKI; encoded by the coding sequence ATGGAAGAAAATTATCTTACTTATCCTAAACATTTTGTGGCAGTTGACTGCATTATTTTCGGTTTCGACGGGGATGACCTGAAAATTCTTCTGGTGCAAAGAAATTTTGAACCGAAGAAAGGAGAATGGTCTCTTATGGGAGGCTTTATTGATGATAAAGAAAATTCTGACCAGGCTGCCAATCGTGTCCTCAACACATTGACCGGGCTTGAAAACATCTATCTCGAGCAACTCAACACCTACACAGAAATTGATCGTGAACCTACCGCCAGAATTATGTCAATTTCATACTATGCTTTGATTAATATTCAGGATAATATTCAGATCAATGAAAAATACAGTGCCAAGTGGTTTGACTTTAAAGATCGTCCCGACCTTATTTTTGACCATAATGTGATGGTAAAAGATGCAGTTCTCAGACTGAGAAGAAGAGCAACCACAAGACCTATCGGTTTTGAGCTGCTTCCGGAAAAATTTACGATGAAAGATCTTCAGAATCTTTACGAAGCGATCTTTGACGAAAAATACGACAAGCGAAATTTTACCAGCAAGATAAACGCTTTGGACGTTCTGGTAAAAACCAATGAAAAAGATATGAGCTCATCTAAAAAGGGGTCTTTTCTTTACACTTTTGATGAAGAAAAATATAATAAGAAAATTTCTGAAGGTTTTATGTTTAAAATCTAG
- a CDS encoding DUF294 nucleotidyltransferase-like domain-containing protein, whose amino-acid sequence MMEEKIISLLKITEPFHLLPETVLAEISETLIKTEFSKDTLAYRQEVTEMKGVDIISSGEYETFFFDAAGNKRCVTRHHSPYCFGGISVVLNRVRALKSAIAKKGTVVYTLPRKEFYELCDAYEDFFHYFTSDFGKKMLDEEFSHFVKTPATFEESYFAADQLYSRKIESIAYKSIVFCEENTPVFEAAKLMAANKVSCIFIKKTGSDEIIGYATDITLRDKVIARCLHSGIAISEVMDNPIVSISSDAYLYEAVLMMFKTKSRYLLVKNNEEYLGFLSRNRLLSEQAQSPLVFIQSVKQAENAEELRKKWKQVPDIINQLLGRGVHGEIASQVITTIADTITVKVIEKVIREIGEPPAKFAFIVTGSEGRKEQTLSTDQDNGIIYEDKANEQRELVREYFLDFAKKVSDDLNMIGFEYCKGGFMASNPKWTHSLSHWKRNYSQWIEESVPENAMKFSTFFDFRFIYGDESIVRELKTYIKEKLVSPNQLFLAHIAKNALQYEPPLTFFKKIKTQTIGKSEVFDIKTAMSPIVDLIRVYALKNHLEIENTGERMKKLMEIGIFTQQQYNEIHQSYYYLMALRLKNQATQITIDKKNPDNYIEISKLTKIERVTLIEIFKTIANFQLGIKVKFTGSL is encoded by the coding sequence ATGATGGAAGAAAAAATTATTTCACTATTAAAAATAACAGAGCCTTTTCATCTTTTACCCGAAACAGTGCTCGCTGAAATCTCTGAAACACTTATTAAAACCGAGTTTTCTAAAGATACGCTGGCTTATCGTCAGGAAGTTACCGAGATGAAAGGTGTGGATATTATTTCATCGGGGGAATATGAAACGTTCTTTTTCGATGCTGCCGGAAATAAAAGATGCGTAACCAGACATCATTCTCCTTATTGTTTCGGCGGGATTTCGGTGGTTCTGAACAGAGTGCGTGCGCTGAAATCTGCCATTGCCAAAAAAGGAACTGTGGTTTACACCTTACCCAGAAAAGAATTTTATGAATTGTGCGATGCATATGAGGATTTTTTTCATTATTTCACTTCAGATTTTGGTAAGAAAATGCTGGATGAAGAGTTTTCACATTTTGTAAAAACACCCGCAACTTTCGAAGAAAGTTATTTTGCAGCCGATCAGCTGTATTCTAGGAAAATTGAAAGTATTGCCTATAAAAGTATTGTTTTCTGTGAGGAAAATACACCCGTTTTTGAAGCTGCCAAACTGATGGCTGCCAATAAAGTAAGCTGTATTTTTATTAAAAAAACGGGAAGTGACGAGATTATTGGCTATGCTACCGATATTACTTTGCGGGATAAGGTTATTGCCCGTTGTCTGCATTCCGGAATAGCCATTTCGGAGGTGATGGATAATCCGATTGTAAGTATTTCCAGCGATGCCTATTTGTATGAGGCGGTTTTAATGATGTTTAAAACCAAATCAAGATATCTTTTGGTAAAAAACAATGAAGAATACCTCGGTTTTCTAAGCCGAAACCGTTTGCTGAGCGAACAGGCGCAAAGTCCGCTGGTGTTTATCCAGTCTGTAAAGCAGGCAGAAAATGCCGAAGAGCTGCGCAAAAAATGGAAACAGGTTCCGGATATCATCAATCAGCTTTTGGGAAGGGGAGTGCATGGCGAAATTGCGAGTCAGGTCATTACCACGATTGCTGACACGATAACCGTAAAGGTAATAGAAAAAGTCATCAGGGAAATAGGAGAACCGCCTGCAAAATTTGCCTTTATCGTCACCGGAAGTGAAGGAAGAAAAGAGCAGACGCTGAGCACCGATCAGGACAACGGAATCATCTACGAAGACAAAGCCAACGAACAGCGGGAATTGGTAAGAGAATATTTTCTGGATTTTGCCAAAAAAGTTTCGGATGATCTAAATATGATTGGTTTTGAGTACTGTAAAGGTGGTTTCATGGCCAGTAATCCGAAATGGACACATTCTCTTTCTCACTGGAAAAGAAATTACAGCCAATGGATTGAAGAATCTGTGCCGGAAAATGCAATGAAATTTTCTACTTTTTTTGATTTTCGCTTTATTTACGGTGATGAAAGTATTGTCCGTGAGCTGAAAACATATATCAAAGAAAAACTGGTTTCGCCCAATCAGCTGTTTTTGGCACATATTGCAAAAAATGCACTTCAATATGAGCCCCCTTTAACTTTTTTCAAAAAAATAAAGACCCAGACCATCGGAAAATCGGAAGTTTTCGATATTAAAACGGCGATGTCCCCAATCGTAGATCTGATTCGTGTCTACGCACTGAAGAATCATCTGGAAATAGAAAATACAGGCGAGAGAATGAAAAAACTTATGGAAATTGGTATTTTCACACAACAGCAGTACAACGAAATCCATCAATCGTATTATTATTTGATGGCACTTCGGCTAAAAAATCAGGCGACCCAAATTACCATTGATAAAAAAAATCCCGATAATTATATCGAAATCAGTAAACTGACCAAAATAGAACGTGTAACTTTGATTGAAATCTTCAAGACCATTGCCAATTTTCAGTTAGGCATCAAAGTGAAATTTACCGGAAGCCTCTAA
- a CDS encoding sodium:solute symporter family transporter codes for MGNLSTIDIIIFLVYFVVVAGYGIWIYNRKKSAATGSKDYFLAEGSLTWWAIGASLIASNISAEQFIGMSGEGFFVGIAVAAYEWIAAIALIIIAVWFIPIYLKNKIYTMPQFLETRYNKSVSLIMAVFWLFLYVIVNLTSILYLGALAIDTLLGGDNLHIIMVGLLLMALLIGLGGMKVIGYTDVIQVAVLIIGGFATVYMALQIVDQRINGAAVGNAFAGFQTLIHEAPQHFKLILDKPKTTTTTLAMPENLNVQKYVVLPGLAMYFAGQWIVNLNYWGCNQYITQRALGADLKTARTGILFAGFLKLFMPIIVMLPGIAAYVLYTKGHLPGFNGVKDGAYSAILGFLPTGLKGLAVAALTAAIVASLAGKVNSISTIFTLDIYKKYLKADATEIEMVRTGRWAIIVAMAVALAFTWTDVLGIGGEGGFTFIQKYTGFISPGVFAMFLLGMFWKRTTGTAALVGVLLGFLLAIFFNSFAVDIFGKETWLYTAFTYEKLENGVVHTITEIPFLINMGWSFVITVAVMVMISLAGPKVNPKAFAIDVTMFKVDSRTLVMIVVTVLLLTALYVRFW; via the coding sequence ATGGGAAACTTATCAACGATTGATATCATCATATTTCTTGTTTATTTTGTGGTGGTAGCGGGGTACGGAATTTGGATTTACAATAGAAAAAAGTCTGCAGCGACAGGCAGCAAAGATTATTTTCTGGCAGAAGGTTCACTCACTTGGTGGGCAATTGGAGCCAGTTTAATTGCATCCAATATCTCAGCGGAACAGTTCATTGGGATGAGTGGGGAAGGATTTTTCGTGGGAATTGCTGTTGCAGCTTACGAATGGATTGCAGCGATTGCATTGATTATCATTGCGGTTTGGTTTATTCCGATTTATCTTAAAAATAAGATTTACACCATGCCCCAATTTCTGGAAACCCGCTATAATAAATCGGTTTCTCTGATTATGGCTGTTTTCTGGCTGTTTTTGTACGTTATTGTAAACCTTACTTCTATTCTATATCTCGGTGCTTTGGCGATCGATACTTTGCTGGGCGGAGATAATCTTCATATTATCATGGTTGGATTGCTTCTGATGGCTTTGCTTATTGGCTTGGGCGGAATGAAAGTAATCGGATATACCGATGTTATTCAGGTGGCAGTTTTAATTATCGGAGGTTTTGCAACGGTTTATATGGCACTTCAGATTGTTGACCAGAGAATCAACGGAGCCGCTGTAGGAAATGCTTTTGCAGGTTTCCAGACGTTAATTCATGAAGCACCGCAACATTTTAAATTAATTCTTGATAAACCAAAGACCACAACGACTACTTTGGCAATGCCGGAAAATCTGAATGTTCAGAAATATGTGGTTCTACCGGGCTTGGCGATGTATTTTGCAGGGCAATGGATTGTAAACCTGAATTATTGGGGATGCAACCAGTATATCACGCAACGTGCTTTGGGAGCTGATTTGAAAACCGCAAGAACCGGAATTTTATTCGCAGGATTTTTGAAGTTATTCATGCCGATTATTGTGATGCTTCCGGGAATTGCAGCCTATGTTTTATACACAAAAGGACATTTGCCTGGTTTCAATGGGGTGAAGGACGGTGCCTATTCAGCTATTTTAGGATTTTTGCCAACCGGACTTAAAGGTCTTGCAGTGGCAGCACTTACCGCAGCCATTGTAGCTTCTTTGGCTGGAAAAGTAAACAGTATTTCCACGATTTTCACTTTAGATATTTATAAAAAATACCTGAAAGCAGATGCGACCGAAATTGAGATGGTAAGAACGGGGCGCTGGGCGATTATTGTTGCAATGGCCGTTGCTTTGGCATTTACCTGGACGGATGTTTTGGGAATCGGAGGAGAAGGAGGTTTTACCTTCATTCAGAAATATACAGGATTTATCAGTCCTGGGGTTTTTGCGATGTTCCTTTTGGGAATGTTCTGGAAGAGAACGACAGGAACAGCAGCTTTGGTCGGTGTTCTTCTAGGGTTTTTACTGGCGATTTTCTTCAACAGTTTTGCCGTAGATATTTTCGGGAAAGAAACCTGGCTATACACTGCTTTTACCTATGAGAAATTAGAAAACGGTGTCGTTCATACGATTACAGAAATTCCGTTTTTGATTAATATGGGATGGTCATTCGTTATCACGGTTGCTGTGATGGTAATGATAAGTCTTGCTGGCCCGAAAGTGAATCCGAAAGCTTTTGCAATAGATGTCACAATGTTTAAAGTAGATTCTAGAACTTTGGTTATGATTGTAGTGACGGTTCTTTTACTGACCGCACTTTACGTAAGATTCTGGTAA
- a CDS encoding aldose epimerase family protein, with protein MKIINYNLIIVGLLCIFGCNKKETTNQVQKENMANIQVSDYAVTAKGDSIKKYTLTNKNGMTLEVINFGGIITSLTAPDKNGKYEDIVLGFTKPEDYFNGNPYYFGALIGRYGNRIANAKFTLEGKTYDIDKNDGPNSLHGGKEGFHTKFWNIESIKDAKFPTLKLTYTSADGEEGYPGKLSTTVLYTLTDDNALEISYEATTDKATVVNLTQHSYFNLSGNFTKTITDHELQINADKFLPVNETLIPTGEQKAVKGSPFDFTVSKPIGKDINSDDDQLKKGKGYDHNWILNGTGMRSIAKVYHPESGRVMEVLTDEPGVQFYSGNFLDGKFDTKTGGKNEFRTGFCLETQHFPDSPNQSSFPSTELKPGQKYQTKTIYKFSVKK; from the coding sequence AAAGAAAATATGGCAAACATACAAGTTTCAGACTACGCGGTAACGGCAAAAGGCGATTCTATTAAGAAATATACCTTAACCAACAAAAACGGAATGACCTTGGAAGTCATCAATTTTGGGGGTATTATCACATCGCTCACAGCACCTGACAAAAACGGTAAATATGAAGATATTGTTTTAGGTTTCACAAAACCTGAAGATTATTTTAATGGAAATCCTTATTATTTCGGCGCTTTGATCGGTCGTTACGGAAACAGAATTGCCAACGCAAAATTTACTTTGGAAGGTAAAACTTACGACATCGATAAAAATGACGGACCCAACAGTCTTCATGGAGGAAAAGAAGGTTTTCATACCAAATTCTGGAATATCGAGTCTATAAAAGATGCAAAATTTCCGACTCTTAAGTTGACTTACACCAGTGCAGATGGCGAAGAAGGCTATCCGGGAAAACTGTCGACAACGGTTTTATATACTTTGACAGATGACAATGCTTTGGAGATTTCTTACGAAGCGACCACGGATAAGGCAACGGTTGTCAATCTTACACAACATTCCTATTTCAATCTCTCAGGAAACTTCACAAAAACGATTACCGATCATGAACTGCAAATCAATGCAGATAAATTTTTACCTGTAAATGAAACGTTGATTCCTACAGGCGAACAGAAAGCGGTAAAGGGAAGTCCGTTTGATTTCACAGTTTCAAAACCAATCGGGAAAGATATCAATTCAGATGATGATCAGCTTAAAAAAGGAAAAGGATATGACCACAACTGGATTCTAAATGGAACCGGAATGAGAAGCATTGCCAAAGTGTATCATCCTGAATCTGGAAGAGTGATGGAAGTTCTTACGGATGAGCCGGGCGTTCAGTTCTACTCCGGAAACTTTCTTGATGGAAAATTTGACACAAAAACCGGCGGAAAAAATGAATTTCGAACAGGATTTTGCTTGGAAACCCAGCATTTTCCAGATTCTCCGAATCAGTCTTCTTTTCCTTCAACAGAGCTGAAACCGGGACAAAAATATCAAACTAAAACGATTTATAAATTCTCAGTTAAAAAATAG